One Rhea pennata isolate bPtePen1 chromosome 3, bPtePen1.pri, whole genome shotgun sequence DNA segment encodes these proteins:
- the SERINC1 gene encoding serine incorporator 1 — protein sequence MGGVLGLCSVASWIPCLCGSAPCLLCRCCPSGNNSTITRLIYAFFLLLGVSVACVMLIPGMEEQLKKIPGFCDGGIGTTIPGVHGHVNCDVLVGYKAVYRVCFGMAMFFLLFSLLMIKVKSSNDPRAAVHNGFWFFKFATALAISVGAFFIPEGPFTTVWFYVGMAGAFCFILIQLVLLIDFAHSWNESWVEKMEEGNSRCWYAALLSATAVNYLLSLVAIVLFYVYYTHPEDCSENKAFISVNMLLCIGASVMSILPKIQESQPRSGLLQSSVITIYTMYLTWSAMTNEPDRRCNPSLLSIIGYNTTTIPTQGQIVQWWDAQGIVGLILFLLCVLYSSIRTSNNSQVNKLMLTSDESTLIEDGMPRSDGSLDDGDDVHRAIDNERDGVTYSYSFFHFMLFLASLYIMMTLTNWYSPDSSYETMTSKWPSVWVKISSSWIGIVLYVWTLVAPLVLTNRDFD from the exons ATGGGCGGCGTCCTGGGGCTCTGCTCCGTGGCGAGCTGG ATACCATGTCTCTGTGGAAGTGCCCCATGCCTGCTCTGCCGATGCTGCCCCAGTGGAAACAACTCCACCATAACGAGGCTGATTTATGCATTCTTTTTACTTCTTGGTGTGAGTGTTGCCTGTGTGATGTTAATACCAGGAATGGAAGAGCAGCTGAAGAAG ATTCCTGGATTTTGTGATGGAGGGATCGGAACAACTATCCCCGGTGTGCATGGCCATGTAAATTGTGATGTATTAGTCGGTTACAAAGCAGTGTACCGTGTGTGCTTTGGTATGGCcatgttctttcttctcttctccttatTGATGATCAAAGTGAAGAGCAGCAATGACCCAAGAGCAGCGGTACACAATGG ATTCTGGTTCTTTAAATTTGCAACAGCACTAGCAATTAGTGTTGGAGCCTTCTTCATCCCAGAGGGACCTTTTACTACTG tATGGTTTTATGTAGGCATGGCTGGAGCATTCTGCTTTATTCTTATCCAGCTGGTCTTGCTTATTGACTTTGCTCACTCCTGGAATGAATCTTGGGTTGAAAAAATGGAGGAAGGAAACTCAAGATGCTGGTATGCAG ctctgctgtcaGCTACAGCTGTCAATTATCTGCTGTCTCTTGTAGCTATTGTATTGTTTTATGTTTATTACACTCATCCAGAAGATTGTTCTGAAAACAAGGCATTCATCAGTGTCAATATGCTGCTGTGTATTGGTGCCTCTGTAATGTCAATTCTGCCAAAGATTCAG GAATCTCAGCCAAGATCTGGTTTGCTGCAGTCTTCTGTGATCACAATTTATACAATGTATTTGACTTGGTCAGCTATGACCAATGAACCAG ATAGGCGCTGTAACCCAAGTTTGCTGAGCATCATTGGTTACAACACCACCACTATTCCAACCCAAGGTCAGATAGTTCAGTGGTGGGATGCCCAAGGAATTGTAGGACTGATTTTGTTCCTGTTGTGTGTTCTGTATTCGAG CATCCGAACATCCAATAACAGCCAGGTGAACAAGCTGATGCTGACCAGTGATGAATCAACACTGATAGAGGATGGCATGCCCAGAAGTGATGGCTCCCTTGATGATGGAGATGATGTCCACCGAGCCATAGATAATGAAAGAGATGGGGTTACTTACAGTtactcattttttcatttcatgcttTTCCTGGCATCACTGTATATCATGATGACACTTACCAACTGGTACAG tCCGGATTCTTCTTACGAGACTATGACCAGCAAATGGCCATCTGTCTGGGTGAAGATATCTTCCAGCTGGATTGGCATCGTGCTGTATGTGTGGACTCTGGTTGCCCCACTGGTTCTAACAAATCGTGACTTTGACTAG